TGTGCTTTCAGGGAAGCATATGAGAATTGCACTAAAACTTGCGTATATAGGCAGCGATTACCATGGGTCTCAGGTACAGCCTGATGTAGATACGGTAGAAGGGCAACTTTTCAGGGCTTTAGAAAACCTTGGAATTATCTCTGATCCCCACTCGGCAAACTATGCAAGTGCCGGAAGAACTGATGCCAGCGTGCATGCAGCGGGTCAGGTTGTTGCCTTTGATACTGAAGCCCCCAATCTTGCAATCCCCAGGGTGATTAACTCAAAACTCCCGGAGTCTATATGGGCCTGGGCGCATGCAGAAGTTCCGGATGACTTTGACCCTCGAAGAAATGCAAAAACTCGAAGTTATCGATATATCATGAGCGGAGAGAATATTGATATATCCAAAATCAGGGCTGCATCCAGATACTTCACAGGAACACATGATTTCCTCAATTTCTGTACAAATGATGGAGATCGAAATACTGTAAGGACTGTAAACAGAATAGACATTCGGATAAGTGGTCCTCTGGTAAAGATCGATATTGATGCAGATGGATTTCTATGGAACATGGTACGCAAGATAGTGACAGCTCTCAGGATGGTTGGCAGTGGGGTCAGGGATATTGAATGGGTCAAACAGATGCTGGACCCTGCTACCTATGAAGAGGGTATTGAACCTGCAAAGGCATATGGTCTCACACTGATGAATGTTGATTATCCAATGCCTATTGAATGGTGCATTGATAGCTACTCTTTAAGAAGGGCCCATGAAAATATTCAGGAAAAACAGGTATATTACCGTATAATGTCAGAGGTTTTTGACCATCTTGTGCCATGGCCGATGGAATGAGTGTCAGGGCTCATTTTTTATTTTTCAAGCACAAGTATAGTACGTGTGAGACTGCGGTGAACGTACTGATTATGTTTTTCACAAATTTTAAATCCTGCTTTTATTGAATGTTCATCGATCTGCTTTTCAGAAACTATAACTGCAAGTGATCCTGGCCTGAGGATTCTGTACATTTCTTTCATTGATTCGGAGTACAGGTTGTTGAGAGATCTGGCATGTATCAACGCAGAACGTCCGTAGGGAGGATCTGTTACTATGGCATCCATACATTCATCAGCCAGGGGAATCCGGGTTGCGTCTCCTGTCATAAGTGAATGATCAAGACTGTAGTAATCCAGGTTCATTCTGGCACCTGAAATTATCTTGGACTGGGCATCCATACCAATTACATGCGATTTGATCATGGCTGCTTCCACAAGTATTCCGCCGGTACCGCAGAAAGGGTCCAGTATATTTTTACCGGGTAAGATTCCCGATATATTGATCAATGCTCTGGCAGTTCTGGGCATCAGTACTCCCGGGTAGAAGAAAGGTTTTTTGTGCGGTGCTCTCTTTTCATAGGCACTGCGGTCAATGGAGGCAACAACAGATCCAAAAATACATTTGTTCGAGATAAGGAGTCTGAACATGACATCTGGCTTTTTTAGGTTTGCTCTGTATCCTTTTCTGTAAATTGTGCCACCAACTTTTTTTTCCAGGTATTCTCCGTGTAGCCTGGCGTGGGTCCGGATCTTTCTGGCCCTGACAGCATAGGTCATATCACTGCTGATATGTTGATGTATATCAGCCTCTGCTGCCATTTTTATGATCTCATTAACATCATTTGCGCATATTCCGATCACTTTCAATATGTGATGGGACATTGCCAGCCTACCGGATACAGATACAAGTGCTGCCTCGATTGTATCACTGTTGCCTCTGATGTCAACTAAAAGACACTGGTCAAAACAGTGTGTCTGTTCATAATCCAGATTCTCAAGAGAAAGGCAGGCCAGGACCTCTGAACGAGGTATTGTTGGGTGCTCTCCAGATAGTTCGAATGCGTATAACATATAGGTTCAGATCCAAAACATATCATTTTTCATCTTTTTCAGATCATCTTATCCAGTGCCTGTCTGACTGTCATTTTCTCTGTAATTCCAAGATTTTTTGCACTGGTGGTAAGGTTTGCAATATTTGAGTCAAGCATCTCCTCAAAGGAACTGACTCCTCTGACAACAGCAGCAGCATCACCTAGCTTTTCTGCAGTTTCAATGTCAAGGTATCCACACATTACAAATCCCAGTCTGGCCTTGATGAGTATCAGGGGTGCTTTCTCCATTTCCATTCTCAGACCAATCACAGATCCTTTTTCCAGTTCGATCAGCTCAACAATCATTCTTATCTTTTCCTTATTGCTTGTTCACAGAGACGGTACATATATTTTTAAAAAACGTATCTATAATGTCTACCGGTTTTTGAATCTTTATATCGTCTTCCAGCGTGTCTGAATTACTCTCAGAATTTATATGGGTAGAATTATAATGCACTGTTATCTGACCCTTATTCCCAAATTCACCTGTTATATAGGTGATTCTATTTATTCTGGTGATGGTTTTATTTTCCACTCCATTAACTGCTGTCACTTCAATGGTTTCGGGCATGGTTATGCTGACCTTTGTGCCTGGTATACCTGAAAAACTCATGTCACTACCCATTTTATAGAAAAAATCTCTGAATTCATATTCAACAATATATAAGTTCCTTACTGCTGATGGCTGGCTAACTCTTCCTATGAGTTCATGGGAGAGTTCTGCATCAACATTTACAGGATATATGCCATCATATGATTTATTGATCTGTACATTCATATCCTGCATGATATTATCATGAAGTCTCTGGCGCATTACCTTATCTGCCTTATGCAGTTCCCACGCACTTACAAAACCATCTCTATTACCAATATTTGCATCTATGTATTGTTTTATAAGATATGATCTATCTTCTTCATACATTTCAATATATTTCCAGCTAAGGCCCCTATTTTCAATATCTATTCTGCTTTCCAGAGTGAATGCATCATCTGCTGTGGTAATGGAAATAGGTACTGTAAGTATCAGAACTATAAAGCACAGTAATTTCAATATAATAGTAGCTGTATGTTTCATGATTTTCTAAAACTGGACAGTCCGTTTAGAAACTTATCTGGTTATGATTTCACATCCGTCATCCGTTACAATTACTGTATGTTCTGCCTGTGATACAAGACCCCCCTCAACCTCCTTTAGTACAGGATAAGATCTTATTATATTGTTTCTCATCAGTTGTGTGAGTGCAAATTCAAGACGATCGGATGTAAGCCATCTTTTGGCAAAGGGGAGGGTCCTGTAGGGTTCGATTTCCTTTAATACTTTTCTTGCAGCCGGAAGGCGTACAGGCTTTTTTTCAATCA
Above is a genomic segment from Methanosalsum zhilinae DSM 4017 containing:
- the truA gene encoding tRNA pseudouridine(38-40) synthase TruA, coding for MRIALKLAYIGSDYHGSQVQPDVDTVEGQLFRALENLGIISDPHSANYASAGRTDASVHAAGQVVAFDTEAPNLAIPRVINSKLPESIWAWAHAEVPDDFDPRRNAKTRSYRYIMSGENIDISKIRAASRYFTGTHDFLNFCTNDGDRNTVRTVNRIDIRISGPLVKIDIDADGFLWNMVRKIVTALRMVGSGVRDIEWVKQMLDPATYEEGIEPAKAYGLTLMNVDYPMPIEWCIDSYSLRRAHENIQEKQVYYRIMSEVFDHLVPWPME
- a CDS encoding YunC family protein; protein product: MIVELIELEKGSVIGLRMEMEKAPLILIKARLGFVMCGYLDIETAEKLGDAAAVVRGVSSFEEMLDSNIANLTTSAKNLGITEKMTVRQALDKMI
- a CDS encoding TRM11 family SAM-dependent methyltransferase — its product is MLYAFELSGEHPTIPRSEVLACLSLENLDYEQTHCFDQCLLVDIRGNSDTIEAALVSVSGRLAMSHHILKVIGICANDVNEIIKMAAEADIHQHISSDMTYAVRARKIRTHARLHGEYLEKKVGGTIYRKGYRANLKKPDVMFRLLISNKCIFGSVVASIDRSAYEKRAPHKKPFFYPGVLMPRTARALINISGILPGKNILDPFCGTGGILVEAAMIKSHVIGMDAQSKIISGARMNLDYYSLDHSLMTGDATRIPLADECMDAIVTDPPYGRSALIHARSLNNLYSESMKEMYRILRPGSLAVIVSEKQIDEHSIKAGFKICEKHNQYVHRSLTRTILVLEK